The sequence below is a genomic window from Coffea arabica cultivar ET-39 chromosome 8e, Coffea Arabica ET-39 HiFi, whole genome shotgun sequence.
TTTGATTAAAACTCCATGAAataaagtgtttttttttaaaaaaaaaaagctaccgCATCCCAAATGAGGGCAAAACTGACAAATTTACGAGAGAAGAGACCAAAAGCACGACACATAGAAGTTAAGCTCTAATATttgtttgaattgtgatttttctgaattttttttttgcatttttcatgaaatattCCTTCTAGATATTTTCTAATAACTTTTTTAcatcatatacatcacatcttTAAAAAGTGCTacattaatttcaaaaaaaaaatccctagAAAGTGCAATCCAAAAGGGCTCTaaaaattgaagatgaaatgtcCAATAGAATTAGGCATGAAACGAAATCACCAACAAACCAAACAAAGAAGGATATAAAAGACAATTCAAAGGAGCATGTACAACAACTAAAGCAGGAAAACCAAGTAAAAGAAGCAACAAGATAGACCTGAAATGACCGAAGAAGAATAAACACAAAAACATATGAAAACAAATCAAAAAGCTTGTACAATAACTAATGCAGGAAAGCCAAGTAAAAGAAGCAACGAGAGAGACCTAAAATGAAATGGCGGGAAGAACATCATGCAAACGTTCCGCTTAAACAGTCTCAACCGAACCCCAAGGATACAACAGTAAATAGTTAGTGCAAGAATCAATATTTAGTCAGTTATGGATAACTGACTTGAGGTAGTCTACTCCAGGTAACCGACTATGATTGTTTATAAATACAGAAAGTTTCCATTGTATCATCTTCTGAGTGTTTCTTCACAACTTCTTCTTTTGTGTTTGAGTTTAACAAAATCGAACAGAAAAACGGATTCCAATTGTATCATTTCTTCTTCTAGTAAAGATTAAATTTTATGCAGCTATTATGGAAAATGCTGAACCCGCAACACTCATCACGTCATGGAAGTGTTACAAGTGCGATAAGGAGTTTAAAGACAAGAAAAGTTTTCAAAGCCACAACGATGATAGACATACAGCTGACAAATTTGTGTGCCCTGGCTGTAAAAGCCATTTCCCATATGCTATCGAACTTAGCCTTCATCTTGAAAAAGAggtcttttttttatttcgCTTTTTGTCAAGTCATTATGACTCTTgaattacatttctatttttCACCTATCGCAAATTGAAATTGTCAAATGACAAATTAAGTGCTAATTTCATTATCAAattagatggagatgaagatagtgacaataataaaaaataaaaattaaggataGGGAGTGGAATAGGAACTAAATGTAGGTTATACTGTTATAGTTATCATGAAAAAAAAGTGTTCTtggtatatatttataattacattgtgtttctatttttgatttatAATTGTAGATATTATTCCTATAGAgaaaatttgattgattttgaactcTGTGCTAATAGAATATATTGGATATTGATATTAGTAGTGATGGCTTAAattattttgtattaaaaaagGTGGCAACAATGGATTTGAAGTTTAGAAATATTGATGAATATTGTTGTGTATTAAGTAAAATTAGATATTGATATGAGattgtagaaaatttttggatatCTGATGTAGCATTTATAGTTGATACAATGGTCTGCATCAGAAGTTTTTAGGTAAAAGTGGAACATCAGAATAAagataaatatttatttaatggtaATTTGGATGTTGATGGGTAGATAGTAGTGATAGCAAGTAAAGATAAATGAAATAGAGACTGTGAATCATTtttttgctttatattttggttATGAATTATAACTCAAAGGTATTATaggaattttgagaaaaagtataGCCTTTTTGATTTAGAATGTTacttaaataataaaaataggggaGGTAGGTATAATTTTTAGAACTTAAGGAAAACTTTATGCAATTGTCAAAAACCCCAATGGACGTATGTGCAATTAACCCTAATGAATTTGTTGGGCTTTTCACGAAATGGCcctacttttattattttcagAAGAACCCCTCTATCTACGaaatttcattattttcttcttgTATTAGCTAATTTAAAGTGCCTCGAGTTGGGAGACCAAGGGCGATATGGGCCAAAATTTTGGTACCCCCGAGTGGGATAGAAAGAGAAATATTGCATAGCCATAAATGAGTGGCACGTTTAGTTGCAGAACAGTGGACCTTCCTCTTCTCTTCCATTATCAGATTTTCATATGTTCAAAATGTCACCAGTCCCAACGCCAGGCTCTTTCCATCTTCTtggttttctctcttctttgctttttgtattttgtaattattttagTATCTGGACATAAGACATGTTTTCTAGTTTTGTTATGTTAGATAGTATAATATTAAGCTGCTATTTTAGACAGttgacaagagagagagaagaccAATATGACCCAAATGCAAGAAACCAAAGGGCAAAAATCAAAATACATGCCCATGACGAAAACAAAAATAGGACTTTACATAATTGATTTTTGTAAGCTTTTCTCCATGCATGAATTGCCCTAAACATTTTTGTCAAACAAATTAGATATAATCACTCTGCAAAATGGGGAAGTTTGGCTGTTACAGTTACATGCCCAGCAGTAATAGTCTAACAAAACATGTACGTAGTCCAATCCTTacattcctttctttttttttgttgggtaaGATCCTTCCTCAAATTCTATGCCATTGAACTGGATAGCAAATatgatttcaaataaaaagtCCAATCAAAACTTGAGAGGAGCTTCTAGCTAGGACATGTCACAAATATGGTATGGACCCTCAGTCTTAGGTTGCTTTCAGTTGTAGATTTCCGTGGTCTAAAGATAGGGAGTGGATCTGGTTCTGGTCCCCCACTTTACAAATATTGACAATGactaaaattttccaaatttagtACCACGTAAAAGGTAAAACTCGTTTAACAGAAAAATGTTCAATCGAAAACTCAGTAAATGTATagcaacttttcttgaaaactttggCTTGGAACAAAACAAACTTTCGTTTTTCTGGGTCATAGGATTAATGCAGAAATGTgcaaaatgacttttttttttccgtaaaTTCACTAGTTTTCTGTTTATTTGTTGTCAAGTTGAGGATGAAATTCTAGTAGCACCATGGCTTCATTGTCGCTTTGTGCCAGAAATGCTGGACTCCATTGTTAATAAACACCAGTATACTACCACTATAACACCTGATTGTCTTCTCATTAACGTTCATTAATACTAGCGTACTAATACGTATTTATAGCGTAGTTCACGTCTTTCAATGCAGTGCCTCTGATTATTATGGACACAATTTAGTACTTAGTAGCGTGCTACTGGCAGCATTCTTCTTGCTCTTCTCCTTCTCTTTTGGCTTCTTCTCTTACTTCACAAATCTCCACCTCTCctcttttatcttttcctttCAGAGATTGCAGAGATTATTCCTTCACTGACTTGTTCTTCTTCACAAGCAGATGGAGTAGTAGGCCTTTCTCAAGCTGAGAAATCGTGGAAAAACCTCAAGATTTTTAGCTGCAGAACAGAAAAGGGTACACCATTCGTCTCTTCTACACCCTTTCTTTGTATATTTTTTGCCTGAAACCtgatcaataggtgtaggttgCCATCTTTTCAGCAAGGCACGCACCAGCATTTGCCTCCTGGTAGcttactactactactattattattattttgggtgGTTTTTGGTAGTGTTTAGCATTCATGCAATTGCTCCAGAGCCCACTTTCAGCATTTGCCTCTTGGTTAATTCTTTCAGTGCATAAAAAAGAAGTGATCTTGTGTGCTCATTTTTCCGAAAGAAGCAGAATCATTAGTAAAAGTGGAAGATTTTTgcttaaaatttaagttcaaagACTAAGATCCAcctcttcttttgactttttttgttttcacttACTTACGATTGAAAGAACTTAAttgtcttattttcttttttttaatccaaTAAGTGAAGTTTTGAACTTtaccaaaaagagagaaaaatttatCCTTACACCCTGTCAATTTTCTGATCATTTTAAGGTTGGCGTCTTTTTGTTCGGATTAAGGATTGGGGCTTTTGTTTTTGTAATTTTGTGGCAtggctctcttttcttttggcaAGATCAATGAGTTATATTGGGGAGTCTGTACGAATCACAGGTGACTAAAGTTCATGTCTTTAACGATACTTTAGGAACTTTAGCTTGAAGCATGTGTACAAACTTTTagctttttccttttgtttcttactATTACCTAATTGATGCTTTGATGCGTGGTGCTTAGTAGGTAGTAGTACATCTCTCCACGAGGTAGAAGAGCACATGGTTCTGAAAATAAAAATGTTGACCTGTTCCTTTTTGAATCTCATTGACTTGTGGGCTCCCTTTGTTTTTAGCCTTGTACTGAGATGGTTAGAAGTATCTCTTTATAGCTTTCTTTATTGTAACAGCCCATATGGTATAAGTTATTGAGAATTAAAAGCTGTGGATGGAGCTGATTCTAGGATAAGTGAGCTTTCATATATCCTGCTAATCTAGGTAAGTTGACTTTTAGTGAAATGATTTCTTTGTTTGTCACTCACTGTTAGGCACAAAAATAGGCATCAATGATTGATTTTGTGGTGGGCCTAATGAGTTTATTCCACTACAATTATCATTGTAATCTTATGATGATTTTGTTACTCGAGTGCCAGACCATGAGTATGCGTTTTAGATCTGTTGAAACTGATGACAAGTTCCAGTCTTCATAATTTGTTGGCCGTGACTGTGTTGAGTACTGAGGATTTTCAATAGGCTAAATTATATGTTCATAACTCAGCCAACATACTTTGATCTCTTCATCAGTTCTTGTTATTGTTTACAGGGAAAAACATTTACAAGTTTTTCTAGTTTCATTTGCCATTCACTTTAATGTTCAGCAGTAAATTTGGCCTGCATGACACTTCCTCAATTCAGGAACTCGAGCTCGTTTCACCATGTGGGAATGACAAAGATATATTGATGCCTTTAGCATAGGCATGGAAGTTCAGTGTACTTTTCTATGTAAAGTATACTGTCTGTTATCTTCGTTGTGTTTGTGATGTTTTATTCTGTTGTTTTGTTGTGGCCTAGGTGAATTAAACTCTCTCCAAGTGCAGGAATTATTCAATTTTGAGGAATCATTTATCTGTGATAACTCAAAACAAGCTGTCTTCGTGCTATTATCTTGAACAACTAtcttgtttgtttgattttgatgatagactgtTTTAAGTCAGATTAGTTCATGTCGCTttgtctttattttattttattttctatacTTGGGAGATCTTGAACTGAGGAGCTCCTACTTATAATCCCTCCCACCTTACCACCCAATGCTCCCCCCATGACGttttgtcttttgtttcttttactCAACAATATAATCTTTTTCTCAAAGGCAGATGTTGAACCATTACAGCATGCCTGTAATAATGCATGCTATTTCAAGCTGGAATATACACCTTCACAAATGTTATATAGGGATGCAGCAATcagtattatttatttatttttattctgcAGCATATAGATGACTTCTTGAGATTCTATATCGAGCACACCTTCTTCCCCATGCACGGATTAAAAGCAGAAAGAAGAAATAAACGTTGTGAATAACTTTCTCTCCTGGTGACATATAATCAATAGCTTTTGTTGGGCGTTTTTGCTGCTCAATATAAATTTGCAGTCTTTAATAGAGTGATTGTCACATTTGTTGCATTTTGACATCTCTACTTAACTTGCATGTCGATCATTTACATAGCATCCCCTTTGAACCTCATATATACGTTGAATTTGTAATAAAGCTCACATATTTTTTCCCCAGGTGATTGTGATTTGTCTTTTAGAAAGGGGCCAAATATCCGTGATAGCTATCATTCCAAATGACAATTGGCAACCTGAAGCTAGGTGTGGATGTTGTCAGTGCACATAACCTTCTACCTAAAGATGGGCAAGGATCATCCAGTGCTTTTGTGGAACTCTATTTTGATGGTCAGAGGTTTCATACCACTATCAAGGAAAAAGATCTAAATCCAGTATGGAATGAGAGCTTCTACTTCAACATTTCAGATCCTTCTAATCTCCACAATCTTAATCTTGATGCCTACATCTACAACAATGTTAGAGCCACTCACCCCAGGTCTTTTCTTGGAAAGGTTAGCATCAGTGGGACTTCCTTTGTACCCTATTCAGATGCTGTCATCTTGCACTATCCTCTTGAAAAGCGTGGCATATTTTCTCGAGTACGAGGGGAACTTGGTCTTAAAGTTTATGTCACAGATGACCCATCGATAAAGTCATCCATCCCATTTAGTGCTGCTGAGGACAAACCTGTGGTGAATGAATCAACTAGAAATATGCTGCCAAACAACATACCTACTGTCAAATCTGAGACAAGACACACATTTCATCATCTTCCCAATCCCAATCACAACCAACAGCAGCACCAAACTCCTCCTCCTGCAGTTCCTCAGCAACTTACAAAGCATATGGCTGATGAGATGAAGGCTGCTGAGCCAGAGCCTCCAAAGCTAGTTCGCATGTACTCAGCATCTTCAGCACAGCCTGTGGACTATGCACTAAAGGAAACTAGTCCGTTCCTTGGAGGTGGTCGAGTTGTTGGGGGTCGGGTTATACGTAAAGATAAAACTGCATCATGTACTTATGATCTTGTTGAGCAAATGCACTTCCTTTTTGTTAGAGTTGTTAAGGCTCGTGATCTTCCTGCAATGGATATTACTGGAAGTTTGGATCCATATGTGGAGGTGAGGATTGGAAACTACAAAGGAACCACAAAGCACATTGAGAAGCAACAAAATCCAATATGGAATGTGGTATTTGCCTTCTCAAGGGAGCGAATGCAAGCGTCAGTACTTGAAGTTGTTGTCAAGGACAAAGATCTTGTGAAAGATGATTATGTAGGAACTGTCAGATTTGACCTCAATGAGGTTCCAATGCGTGTTCCTCCAGATAGTCCTCTAGCTCCAGAGTGGTACAGGCTTGCAGACAAGAAGGGAGAGAAAATAAAAGGCGAGTTGATGCTTGCTGTCTGGATTGGCACTCAAGCAGATGAGGCTTTCCCTGATGCATGGCACTCTGATGCAGCAACTCCTATTGACAGCTCAGCAGCTGCTGTAGCTGCAATACGCTCCAAGGTCTATCATGCTCCCCGTTTATGGTATGTGCGTGTTAATGTTGTTGAAGCACAGGACTTGGTTCCAACAGAGAAGAATCGCTTTCCTAACGTGTATGTGAAAGCGCAAGTAGGGCACCAGGTTTTGAAAACAAAACCTATTCAGGCTCGTTCTTTTAATCCCTTATGGAATGAAGATCTCTTGTTTGTGGCTGCTGAACCATTTGAAGATCATCTTATCCTTACAGTCGAGGATCGCGTGGCTCCAGGCAAAGATGAGATCCTTGGGAGGGTCATTATACAATTGGCCAAGGTGGAGAAGCGTGCTGATGACTGTATTGTGCATTCTCGCTGGTTTGACCTGGAAAAGCCAGTAGCTGTGGATGTTGATCAACttaaaaaagataagttttCTAGCAGGCTCCATCTTCGTGTCTGTCTAGATGGAGGCTATCATGTGCTTGACGAGTCCACGCATTATAGCAGTGATCTCCGTCCTACAGCAAAGCAGCTGTGGAAGCCATCAATTGGTGTTTTGGAACTTGGAATCCTTAATGCTGTGGGGCTTCATCCAATGAAGACACGAGATGGAAAAGGTACATCAGACACCTACTGTGTTGCAAAGTATGGTCATAAGTGGGTCCGAACTAGAACTATTGTTGACAACTTGAGTCCAAAGTACAATGAGCAGTACACATGGGAGGTGTTTGATCCAGCTACAGTTCTTACTGTGGGCGTCTTTGACAACAGCCATCTAGCTGATAAAAGTTCAAATGGTAGTAAGGACCTAAAGATTGGAAAGGTTCGAATCCGCATATCAACCCTTGAAGCTGGCCGAGTATATACACATTCTTACCCATTATTAGTTCTCCATCCTACTGGTGTTAAGAAGATGGGCGAACTGCATCTGGCGATACGCTTTTCATGCACATCTTTTTCAAACATGATGTACATATACTCACGCCCACTGTTGCCGAAAATGCACTACATAAGGCCTTTCACTGTTATGCAGCTTGACATGCTGCGGCACCAAGCTGTGACTATAGTGGCGGCAAGGCTTGGTCGAGCGGAGCCCCCACTTAGAAAAGAGGTGGTAGAATACATGTCCGATGTGGACTCCCACCTCTGGAGCATGCGCCGGAGCAAGGCCAATTTCTTCCGTCTCATGTCGGTCTTCTCAGGATTATTTGCTGCTGGGAGGTGGTTTGGTGACATCTGCATGTGGAAGAATCCAGTGATGACAGTgcttgttcattttctttttcttatgcTTGTATCCTTCCCAGAGCTGATTTTGCCAACAATATTCCTTTACATGTTTCTGATAGGAATATGGAATTTGCGCTACAGACCAAGGTATCCTCCACACATGAACACGAAGATATCTCAAGCTGAGGCTGTGCACCCTGATGA
It includes:
- the LOC140013019 gene encoding multiple C2 domain and transmembrane region protein 7-like — its product is MTIGNLKLGVDVVSAHNLLPKDGQGSSSAFVELYFDGQRFHTTIKEKDLNPVWNESFYFNISDPSNLHNLNLDAYIYNNVRATHPRSFLGKVSISGTSFVPYSDAVILHYPLEKRGIFSRVRGELGLKVYVTDDPSIKSSIPFSAAEDKPVVNESTRNMLPNNIPTVKSETRHTFHHLPNPNHNQQQHQTPPPAVPQQLTKHMADEMKAAEPEPPKLVRMYSASSAQPVDYALKETSPFLGGGRVVGGRVIRKDKTASCTYDLVEQMHFLFVRVVKARDLPAMDITGSLDPYVEVRIGNYKGTTKHIEKQQNPIWNVVFAFSRERMQASVLEVVVKDKDLVKDDYVGTVRFDLNEVPMRVPPDSPLAPEWYRLADKKGEKIKGELMLAVWIGTQADEAFPDAWHSDAATPIDSSAAAVAAIRSKVYHAPRLWYVRVNVVEAQDLVPTEKNRFPNVYVKAQVGHQVLKTKPIQARSFNPLWNEDLLFVAAEPFEDHLILTVEDRVAPGKDEILGRVIIQLAKVEKRADDCIVHSRWFDLEKPVAVDVDQLKKDKFSSRLHLRVCLDGGYHVLDESTHYSSDLRPTAKQLWKPSIGVLELGILNAVGLHPMKTRDGKGTSDTYCVAKYGHKWVRTRTIVDNLSPKYNEQYTWEVFDPATVLTVGVFDNSHLADKSSNGSKDLKIGKVRIRISTLEAGRVYTHSYPLLVLHPTGVKKMGELHLAIRFSCTSFSNMMYIYSRPLLPKMHYIRPFTVMQLDMLRHQAVTIVAARLGRAEPPLRKEVVEYMSDVDSHLWSMRRSKANFFRLMSVFSGLFAAGRWFGDICMWKNPVMTVLVHFLFLMLVSFPELILPTIFLYMFLIGIWNLRYRPRYPPHMNTKISQAEAVHPDELDEEFDPFPTSRSPDLVRIRYDRLRSVAGRIQTVVGDIATQGERFQSLLSWRDPRATAIFVTFCLIAALVMFVTPFQVIAALAGIYAMRHPRFRYRLPSVPINFFRRLPAKTDSML